CCGGTCCCGTAACCCTGGGGTGATGTCACGGGAACACGGACGCGGGGTAGCGTCCGGCCCCATGGACAATCAGGGCGGGATCACCGTGCAGCGGGCCCTCGAACTTCCGGGGCTGCGCAGCGGGCTCCCGGAGGTCGTCGCCGGGGCGGACCGGCTGCACCGCACGGTGCGCTGGGTGCACGCCGGTGAGGTACCGAACATCGCGTCGCTGCTCAAGGGCGGCGAGCTGCTGCTGACCACGGGGCTCGGCCTCGGGACCCGGCCGGCCGAGCAGCGGGCCTTCGTCCGCCGGCTCGCGGACCGGGGCATCGCGGCGCTCGTGGTGGAGCTGGGCCCGCGCTTCGCCCGGCTCCCGGCGACGATAGTGGAGACCGCGCGGGCGTCGGGTCTGCCCCTGGTGCAGCTGCACCGCGAGGTCCCCTTCGTGGCCGTCACGGAGGAGATCCACACCGAGATCGTCAACGGCCACTACGCGCTCCTCCGCCAGGCCGAGGAGGTCCACCGGCAGTGCACGGAGGCCCTGCTCGGCGGCGGCGGGGTCCCGCAGGTCCTGCGCATCCTCTCCGACTTCGCCGCGAACCCGGTCTTCCTGGAGACCGCCGACGGACAGCTCCTGTACGCGGCGGGCACCGAGTCCGGCCCCGCCGACCCGCTCCAGGTCTGGGACGGACTGCGCGGCCAGCGCGCGGCCCGCGAGTCCGGCCCGCCCACCGGTACGGTCCTCGTCGACGTGCCGGGCGGCGGTCCCGGTACGGGTTCGGTCCGGGCCCGTCTGGTCCTCCTCGCGGTCTCCGGCGCCCTCTCCCCCGTCCACCGGATGGCGGCCGAGCGGGCGGCCGGCATCCTCGCGGTCGTCCTCATGCAGGCGCGCCAGGAGGAGGAGCTGGCCGCGCGCGGCCGGGGCGACTTCCTGACGGACCTGGCGGAGGGCCGGATCACGGCCGAAGCGGCACCGGCCCAGGCCCGCGTCCTCGGCTTCAAGCCGGGCGACGGCCCCCTGCTGCCGGTCGTCATGCGCCTGGCCTCGGAACTCTCCCCCTCCGGCAACTGGGCCCTCCTGGCCCGAGCGGTCCTCGAAGAACTCTCCTCCGTCGGCGTCCCGGTCCTCCTGGGCGTCCGCCCGGTGGAGGGCCGGGTCCCCCTCCTCCTCGGCCTGCGCTCGGAGTCGGAGCGCACGGCCGTCGCGGACCGGGTCGCGGCGGCGCTCCGCGCGGGCGTGGAGCGGGCAGGCCTGGAACGCGCCGGCGTCCACCCTCCGGTGGTCGTCGTGGGCGTCGCCGGAAGCTGGGCGGCGGCCTCGGCGGGCCTGCGGCACGCGGCGGAGACGGCGACGGCCGCGCAGGGCCTCTCGGAGCTCCCCTGGTACGACGCCCGCCGCCTCGACATCGACCTGCTGCTGTGGCGCCTCCGGGACCACCCGGACCTCGCGGCCTTCGTGGACCGAGCGATCGGCCCGCTCCGCGACCACGACCGCACCTCCCGCCCTCCGCTGCTCCCCACCCTGGAGACGTACCTGGCCCACGCGGGCCGCAAGGCGGAGACGGCCCGCGAACTCCACCTCAACCGCCAGACCCTCTACAACCGCCTGGCCCGCATCTCCGAACTCCTGGGCACGGACCTGGACGACCCGCAGACGGTCCTGGCCCTGTCCCTGGCCCTCAGAGCCCGCCGCCACGCGACGTAACCGCACCCGCCGGAGGACCGGAGGCGCGTGAAGGGTGCGGGCACGGTCTCGTCAGAGCTCAGAGCTCAGAGCTTCGGGCAGGGGTCGGGCAGGGGTGGGGCGGGGCGGGGCGGGGGAGAAGAACCCTCCCCGCCCCACCAGGTCACCGCCCCGCCAACTCGTCGTACACGCTCAGCACATGCGCGACCGTGTCGTCCTCCGTCGGCCACGTCCCCGCCTGCACCCGCCCCGCCGCCGCCAGATCCATCCGCCGGTCCGCGTCCTCCAGCAGCCCCCGCACGGCCCCCGCGAGCGCGCCCGCGTCCCCGTACGGCACGAGTTCCGCCGCGTCCCCGACGAGTTCCGGCACCCCGCCGACGGCCGTCGCGACCAGCGGCACACCGAGCCGCAGCGCCTCCTGCGCGAGCAGGGAGCGCGCCTCCCGACGCGACGGGAGCACCGCGACGTCCGCCGCGGCAAGCAGCTCCGCGACGTCGTCGCGCCGCCCGATCAGCCGCACCGCGAGCCCCTCCGCCGCGATCCGCCGCTGGAGCGCGGCCCGTTCACGCCCCTCCCCCGCGATGACGAGCAGCGGCTGCGGATCGAGGTCCCGCCACTCCCGCGCCGCGTCGAGCAGCGTCCCGTACCCCCGCCCTCGTTCGAGCGCCCCGACCGCCATCAGCAACGGCCGGTCGACCGCGCCGAGTTCGGCGCGGGCCTTGCCGTCGTGGAGGCAGACCGGCCCGCGTGCGGCCGGCACGGTGACGGGCGCGAGCCGGGCGTCCCGGGCCCCGCGCCGCCGGGCCCGGTCGACGAGTTCGGAGGACGTGCCGAGGACGACGGACGCGGCCCGCACCGTCCTCCGTTCCAGGAGCCGCTGCACCCCGCCCCGCGCCCCGTCCAGATGGTTCCGGCTGTGCCAGGTCGTCACGAGAGGCGTACGCCCGCCACCGGAGGCCCCGCAGGGCGGCGCCGACAACGCGAGCGCGGCTCGCACAGAGGCCTGCAGCCCGTGCGCGTGCACCACGTCCGCGCCGATGCAGGCGTTACGGAGCGCGGTGACGGTCGCGGGGTCGCCGAGGCGCGGCAGGGGCACGAAGTGCGCGCCGGCGCCGAGGTAGTCGTAGAGACGGTCGAGTCCTGCCGGGGCGCACACGGTCACCCGCACGCCCCTCGCCACCAGCCCCGAGGCGAGTGATCGGACGTGAGAGCTGCTGCCCGCGCTGCCGCCGCCCAGCACTTGGACCGTACGGAGCTGAGTCACGCGCCCAAGGATGCCAGCCCGGACCCCCGACCGTACGCACGTTCCGGCACCGATGTGGCGTCGTTCCCCTGTACGGAAGGCGTTCACCGTCCCGGACCGGCCCAGGGTTCACTCACATGGGTGAGCGCACGAGGCGGCGCCCCGCTCCCCCCACACCGCGGCGGCGACCAGCCCCACCGCGTGCGCGGCAAGCCCGAACCGCCCGTTCCCGGCCGCGATCGCACCACCGACGCCCGCACCGAGCGCGTGCGCCCCCATGTCGCCGAGCATCGTACGCTCCCCGAGGTCCTCACCCAGGACCGCCGCTGCGGCCCCCATCGGGGCGGCGGCGAGCGACCCTCGCAGCAGCCCCGGCGCGCCGAGCGCGAGCACGGTCAGACCCGCCCGCCCCGGCCGTACGTCCACGAGGTTCACCAGGTGGGCACTGCCGGCGATGACGACTCCGGCGAGGACCTTGTCCAGGGGCCGTTCCTTGAGCAGCGCCCCGGCCACCAGGGAGGCCGCGCCGATGCCGAGGAGCTTGACGGCCCCGCTGGTCACCTCGCCGTCCCGAAGCGCCGTCAGATGTGCCCGGAAGCCGCGCCGATGGTCACCCCGCAGGTCGTCGTACCGCCCGCAGACGGCTGACGCGGCGACGGCCAGCGCCGCGCCCGGCGCGAGGGGCGCGACGGCGACCGCCGAGCCGAACGCGGCCGCCGCACCGGCCTGGAGGACGACCGGCCGGCCCGCGTGGTTGACCCGCTCCCAGCTCCGCGGGTTCCCCGGCGGGCGCCGCCTCAGCTGCCCGTACGCGAGTCGGGTCGCGCCGAAAGCCGCGGCGAACGTACCGATCCGCCCCAGGTCACGCCTCACGCGTCCGCCCGGGCCGTGGCGAGGAGCTCCTCGGCATGCGCCCTGGCCGTCTCGGAGTCCTCCTGGCCTGCGAGCATCCGGGACAGCTCCCGTACGCGCTCCTCGCCCTCCAGGACGGTGACGCCGGACCGGGTCACGGAGCCGTCGTTGGTCTTCTCGACGAGCAACTGCCGGTCGGCGAAGGCCGCGACCTGCGGAAGGTGGGTGACGACCACGACCTGCGCGGTCTTGGCGAGCTTGGCGAGCCGGCGCCCGATCTCCACGGCCGCCTTGCCGCCGACGCCCGCGTCGACCTCGTCGAAGAGGTACGTCGGCACGGGATCGGTCCCCGCGAAGACGACCTCCACCGCGAGCATCACCCGGGACAGCTCACCGCCCGAGGCGCCCTTGGCGATCGGCCGCGGCGGCGCGCCGGGGTGCGGGGCGAGCAGCAGCTCGACCTCGTCGGCCCCGGACGGCCCGTAGACGACCCGCCGCCCGCCGACCTCGACGCCCTCCGGGTCCTCGGTCTGGCTGATCTCGAAGGACACGCGCGCGTGCGGCATGGCGAGCGAGGCGAGCTCGGCGGTGACCGCGTCGGCGAACAGGTCGGCGGCCTCCGTACGGGCGTCGGTGAGCCGCTGGGCGAGGACGGACAGCTCGTCGCGCAGCCGGTCCCGTTCGGCGGTCAGTTCCTCGATGCGGTCGTCGTCGCCGTCCAGCTCCCCGAGCCGGTCCGCGCCCTCCTCCGCCCAGGCCAGGACGGCCGCCGTATCCTCGCCGTCCCGCCCGTACTTCCGGGTGAGCTGGGTGAGGGCCGCGCGCCGCTCCTCGACGGCGGCGAGCCGCAGCGGGTCGGCGTCCAGGTCGTCGGCGTACCCGGCGAGCTCCCCTGCCACGTCCCCGAGCAGGATGGAGATCTCCCCCATCCGGTCGGCGAGCGAGGCGAGCGCCGCGTCGTGTGTCCGTACGGCCTCCAGGGCCCGGACCGCACCCGCGACCAGGGTCGTCGCGTCGACGGCCTCCGGGTCCTCCGGGTTGCCCGCGAGCGCGCCGTGCGCGAGCGCGGCGGCGGAGGCGAGGGCCTCGGCGTGACCGAGCCGCTCCGCCTCGGCGGCGAGTTCGACGTCCTCTCCGGCGCGCGGGGCGACGGCCTCGATCTCGCCGAGCCCGAAGCGCAGCAGATCGGCCTCCTGGGCCCGCTCGCGGGCCCGGGTGGTGATCTCGTCCAGCTCACCGGTGACGGCGCGCAGCCGCCGGTACGCCTCGCCGTACGCGGCGAGGGGGCCGGCGACGGCCTCGCCCGCGTACCGGTCGAGCGCACCGCGCTGCCGGGCGGGCTTGAGCAGGCCCTGCTGGTCG
Above is a genomic segment from Streptomyces sp. NBC_00094 containing:
- a CDS encoding PucR family transcriptional regulator; the protein is MDNQGGITVQRALELPGLRSGLPEVVAGADRLHRTVRWVHAGEVPNIASLLKGGELLLTTGLGLGTRPAEQRAFVRRLADRGIAALVVELGPRFARLPATIVETARASGLPLVQLHREVPFVAVTEEIHTEIVNGHYALLRQAEEVHRQCTEALLGGGGVPQVLRILSDFAANPVFLETADGQLLYAAGTESGPADPLQVWDGLRGQRAARESGPPTGTVLVDVPGGGPGTGSVRARLVLLAVSGALSPVHRMAAERAAGILAVVLMQARQEEELAARGRGDFLTDLAEGRITAEAAPAQARVLGFKPGDGPLLPVVMRLASELSPSGNWALLARAVLEELSSVGVPVLLGVRPVEGRVPLLLGLRSESERTAVADRVAAALRAGVERAGLERAGVHPPVVVVGVAGSWAAASAGLRHAAETATAAQGLSELPWYDARRLDIDLLLWRLRDHPDLAAFVDRAIGPLRDHDRTSRPPLLPTLETYLAHAGRKAETARELHLNRQTLYNRLARISELLGTDLDDPQTVLALSLALRARRHAT
- a CDS encoding glycosyltransferase family 4 protein, producing MTQLRTVQVLGGGSAGSSSHVRSLASGLVARGVRVTVCAPAGLDRLYDYLGAGAHFVPLPRLGDPATVTALRNACIGADVVHAHGLQASVRAALALSAPPCGASGGGRTPLVTTWHSRNHLDGARGGVQRLLERRTVRAASVVLGTSSELVDRARRRGARDARLAPVTVPAARGPVCLHDGKARAELGAVDRPLLMAVGALERGRGYGTLLDAAREWRDLDPQPLLVIAGEGRERAALQRRIAAEGLAVRLIGRRDDVAELLAAADVAVLPSRREARSLLAQEALRLGVPLVATAVGGVPELVGDAAELVPYGDAGALAGAVRGLLEDADRRMDLAAAGRVQAGTWPTEDDTVAHVLSVYDELAGR
- the recN gene encoding DNA repair protein RecN, which produces MVWGVLEEMRIRSLGVIDDAVVELSPGFTAVTGETGAGKTMVVTSLGLLLGGRADPALVRIGAASAVVEGRIRVPAGGSAAVRAEEAGAELDEGVLLVSRTVSAEGRSRAHLGGRSVPVGLLAELADELVAVHGQTDQQGLLKPARQRGALDRYAGEAVAGPLAAYGEAYRRLRAVTGELDEITTRARERAQEADLLRFGLGEIEAVAPRAGEDVELAAEAERLGHAEALASAAALAHGALAGNPEDPEAVDATTLVAGAVRALEAVRTHDAALASLADRMGEISILLGDVAGELAGYADDLDADPLRLAAVEERRAALTQLTRKYGRDGEDTAAVLAWAEEGADRLGELDGDDDRIEELTAERDRLRDELSVLAQRLTDARTEAADLFADAVTAELASLAMPHARVSFEISQTEDPEGVEVGGRRVVYGPSGADEVELLLAPHPGAPPRPIAKGASGGELSRVMLAVEVVFAGTDPVPTYLFDEVDAGVGGKAAVEIGRRLAKLAKTAQVVVVTHLPQVAAFADRQLLVEKTNDGSVTRSGVTVLEGEERVRELSRMLAGQEDSETARAHAEELLATARADA